The following are encoded together in the Lactuca sativa cultivar Salinas chromosome 1, Lsat_Salinas_v11, whole genome shotgun sequence genome:
- the LOC111911968 gene encoding zinc finger CCCH domain-containing protein 53 — protein sequence MDSYEATRVVFTRIQNLDPEYASKIMGLLLIQDHGEKEMIRLAFGPESLVHSVIMKARKELGIPSSNAPSTPSSPASPSPFSSSHSLSRQNSGNSSTASRLVNGGVTNLPSPLSIPSLSSSWTNSNFSDFQPSEDHHLNSSAPPFYGGSSEPDLIDELQIQDQLSFLNDGSPTLGPKPTDFFYPDLMSPNGSGDMYSPWSGGGGGGGGGGGPHRRSSSANDILFGGGGEDPNGWKPCLYFARGYCKNGASCRFTHTAGGEADIAAMTVGSLSKLDVMEQCQELLRSKSTHQQRLLMAAAGSSPNFPFPNSPKSMNFLLQQQPLQSDSPRMAAAAAAAAALMMGEEMNKFGRSRLDRSDFSMGMLNPGSRQIYLTFPADSTFREEDVSNYFSMYGPVQDVRIPYQQKRMFGFVTFVYAETVKLILAKGNPHFVCDARVLVKPYKEKGKVPDKFRKQQQQQIDRSEFSPTGFDSRDPFDLQIGARMLYNSQDLLWRKKLEEQADLQHAIELQNRRIMDLQLLDVKRNHHHHHRALSTGAAIPSPTCYSPSYLNHSSVFASDTRSSSSPDSEDGLMSKMVTPVTINVDETLEVNLNLEKEKESLEINKKDENSNGKSSPHHEEDIDLPESLEHNLPDNLFASPKASGDYRTVFSNDDEISGKNIPAVSSTPEKFSGNNLITSPLLPATSTLDLASLKSCYFQFPRFSSGHGAIGM from the exons ATGGATTCATATGAAGCAACAAGAGTTGTGTTCACGAGGATCCAAAATTTGGATCCTGAATACGCTTCAAAAATCATGGGTCTTCTCCTAATTCAAGATCATGGCGAAAAAGAGATGATTCGGTTAGCTTTTGGGCCTGAATCGTTAGTTCACTCTGTGATTATGAAAGCTCGTAAAGAACTTGGCATTCCGTCGAGCAACGCGCCGTCGACACCTTCTTCTCCGGCGTCGCCGTCGCCGTTCAGTTCTTCCCACAGTCTCTCCCGGCAAAACTCGGGGAATTCTTCGACTGCTTCAAGGCTTGTTAATGGCGGAGTTACTAATCTCCCGTCGCCTCTCAGTATCCCGAGCTTGTCATCTTCGTGGACGAATTCTAATTTCTCTGATTTTCAACCCAGTGAAGACCACCATCTGAATTCCTCAGCTCCGCCGTTCTACGGCGGAAGTAGCGAGCCTGATCTGATAGATGAATTACAAATACAAGACCAGCTTTCTTTTCTCAACGATGGTTCTCCCACTCTCGGCCCTAAACCCACCGATTTTTTCTACCCGGATTTGATGTCCCCTAACGGCAGCGGTGACATGTACTCACCATGGAGCGGCGGCGGCGGAggcggtggcggtggtggtggtccACACCGCCGGAGCTCATCTGCTAACGATATTTTATTCGGTGGAGGTGGTGAAGACCCTAACGGATGGAAACCTTGTCTTTACTTCGCTAGAGGCTACTGTAAAAACGGAGCTAGTTGCAGGTTCACTCACACCGCCGGCGGCGAAGCTGATATCGCTGCCATGACAGTTGGTTCCTTGAGCAAACTCGATGTCATGGAACAGTGCCAAGAGCTTCTCCGATCTAAATCCACCCACCAACAACGGTTGCTCATGGCGGCCGCCGGTTCTTCTCCGAACTTCCCCTTCCCAAACAGCCCGAAATCCATGAACTTTCTCCTCCAGCAGCAACCTCTCCAATCAGATAGCCCCag GATGGCCGCCGCCGCCGCCGCCGCCGCGGCATTAATGATGGGGGAGGAGATGAACAAATTCGGCCGGTCAAGGCTCGACCGGAGCGATTTCTCCATGGGTATGCTGAATCCCGGTTCACGGCAAATCTACTTAACTTTTCCGGCGGATAGTACTTTCCGGGAAGAAGACGTTTCCAATTACTTCAG CATGTATGGACCAGTTCAAGATGTTCGGATCCCATATCAGCAAAAACGAATGTTCGGATTCGTCACATTTGTTTACGCAGAAACTGTGAAACTCATACTCGCGAAAGGAAACCCACATTTCGTATGCGACGCTAGGGTTCTTGTAAAACCCTACAAAGAAAAGGGTAAAGTTCCCGATAAGTTCAGAAAGCAACAGCAACAACAAATCGATCGAAGCGAGTTTTCCCCAACTGGGTTTGATTCACGCGACCCTTTCGATCTTCAGATAG GAGCGAGAATGCTGTACAACAGTCAAGATCTGCTATGGCGGAAAAAGCTTGAAGAACAGGCGGATCTGCAACATGCAATCGAGCTTCAAAACAGGAGAATCATGGATCTGCAACTTCTTGATGTTAAACggaaccaccaccatcaccaccgtgCACTGTCCACCGGCGCCGCCATTCCTTCACCCACCTGTTACTCTCCAAGCTACCTGAATCACTCGTCGGTTTTTGCTTCTGATACCCGCAGCAGTTCCAGTCCAGATTCCG AGGATGGTTTGATGTCTAAAATGGTTACACCTGTAACTATCAATGTCGATGAGACATTAGAGGTAAATTTAAACCTGGAGAAAGAGAAGGAATCTTTGGAGATTAATAAAAAAGATGAAAATAGTAATGGAAAATCAAGCCCTCATCATGAAGAAGATATTGATTTGCCTGAAAG TTTGGAGCATAATCTCCCAGATAACCTTTTTGCATCACCCAAAGCATCCGGAGATTACCGAACTGTCTTCTCGAATGATGACGAGATCTCCGGCAAGAATATTCCGGCGGTTTCTTCCACGCCGGAAAAGTTTTCCGGCAACAACTTGATCACCTCACCATTGCTTCCGGCGACTTCAACTTTGGACTTGGCTTCTTTGAAATCATGTTACTTTCAGTTTCCGAG GTTTTCTTCGGGTCACGGTGCGATTGGAATGTAG